A stretch of DNA from Pseudonocardia hierapolitana:
GTCCTTGTTGGCCAGGGCGCACTTGGCGATCCGGTCGCCCTTCTCGCCGCGGACCATGAGGTCGAGCGCCAGCCCGCGCGGGTGGTCGGAGGCGCGGGCCCGCTGGGCAACGCCGATCAGGTCGGGCTCGTCGTAGAGGCAGGCGAGGAAGCGCGCCGCGCTGCGCACCCACGGCTTGACGCGGCCGAGGTCGCTGAGGTCGGCGTCGCAGTTCGCCGCCGCCTGCCGCTCCGCGAGCTCGCGCGCCTCCTCGTACAGGCCGGCGGCCTTCACGAGGTCCGATACGTCGAGCTCGGGTGGCACGGGCTCGTGGGTGGCGGTCACGGGGACGATGCTCGCGATCATCCGCACGTCGTCGGTCTCCGCGGCCGCGGCCGACAGGTAGGTGTCCTCGGCGACGGCCGATGCGGCCGGGGTGCTCACCACAGGCACGGTCACGACGAGGGCTCCGCCCGCCGCGGCTGCTGCCGCCATCCCGTTGCGCACGGCGGACTCCCGCGGCGCGCGGTGGCGCGCCGGACGAGGGGCCTGCGCACCGGCCGCGCTCGCGAGGGGGCGCGGGTGCGCGTTCCGGCCGCCGGGGGAGCGGTGCCGAGACACGACCTGCCTTCCGGACCGCGCGACCCGTGCGGGCTATCGGGGGATCTGCCTGCAGGGGAGCCGGGACGCGCGTCGGTCCGGCGCACACGATAGCGGATCGGTCACGGACCGAAACCAGCCATCACCCTCCGTGTGTCAGCAGCCGCGCATCGTGCCGCCGCCCGCGCCTCGGTTGAAGGAGATGTGCACGTGGTCGAAGTGGTTCGCGGTGGCGCCGCCGCGGTCCTCCATTGGCTTCCAGCCGTTGCCGTGGTTGATCCGCTGGCGCCAGATCACGTACTTGATGCCGAGGGCGTCCATGTTCTCCAGCGCGCAGGCGGCGAGCCGGTCGCCGGTGGCCCGGTTGACCATGAAGTCGACGGCAAGGCCGCCCGGGTGGTCGGACGTGCCGGCGCGTCCGGCCACCCCGTGCATCGCAGGCTGGCCGAAGGTGCAGCCGAGCTGCACGGCGGCCGTGCGCACGTTCGACTTGACGGCACCGAGGCTCGACGTGGGCAAGTCGCAGCTCACCGGTCCGCGCGCGGCTTCGGCGGCGGCGCGCTCCGCAGCGGCCTTCGCCTCGGCCGCAGCCTTGGCCTCGGCGGCGGCCTGCTCGGCTGCGCGCGCGACCTCCTGCTCCGCGAGCTGCGCGGCCTTCACGAGCCCGGCCGCGTCGGCGATCTCCGGTTCCGGGTCGACCAGCTGGACGGCCGTCTCGAAGACCCCGGTGACCGGGTCGTCGTCCGGGCTCGCTTGTGCGACCGGCACGACTGCCGCGTCGGGACGCGTCTCCGGTTCGGGTGCTGCGCCGCCGACCAGCGAGAACGCACTGCCGGTTACGGCGACGGCGGCGGCACCCCGCCGAAGCGGGGTCGGTACGGACCGCAGCGCGCTCGCACTCGCTCGTCGACGGCGGTGGGGGGCCACCACGGTGAGCGGGTGCTGGTGCGCGCCTCGGCCCCGGGGGGAGCGATGCCGAGCCACGACCTGCCTTTCAGATCGACGGCCCGGTAAGGACGTCCGGCTTCGGGGGTGCCGGCGGGTGGGGAGTCCCGTGTCCTTTTCGTGACCGTGCCGTCATGGATCCGAGAGGCAACGTAAGCAACCTGCGAGATCGTCGCACGTCAGAGGCCTGTCGGATCGGACGAGAGCGCGGCAGCTAGCGACGAGCGGTGCGCCTTTTGCCCCGTTCGGGGGAGCCGGAGCCGGTCATCGGTGGGCGCCGCCGCTCCGGCTCTCGCAAGTCGCCAACCGGTGCCGCTCACCGACATCAGCGGGCGGATGAGCGCGGATCTCGAGGTCTGGATGACCCGGATGGGTGCCGGTTACGTGTCTGAACCGCGCTCACGCAGCTCGCGGAGCTGGCGGCGGATGTCCTCGAGGTCCCACTTGTAGTAGCCGGACGGCAGTACCAGCGTCGGCTCGAGCTGGCCGGTCCTGGCGTAGTGGGCCAGCGTGCGACGGGAGATGCCCAGCGCGCGGGCGGCCTCGCCGGTCGAGAGCAGCCGCTCGGCACGGTCGGGCATTCGACGACGGTATGTGCCCACCCCGCGCGAACCCACCGATCTCGCCCGGTTTGCTGACTACTCCCGCCTTGCTCACTTTGCTCACTTTCGCTAGGTTGGATGTCGCCTTGAAAGCGTGGCGGCCCTCGGCTGGTGCGGGCACACCGGCCGAGGGCCTCGATCCGACCTGGAGAAAGCAGGTGCGGACCAGTGCTGGACGTTATCGGACCGTCGGGGATCGCGGGGCAGCTGGCGCGCATGCCGGACGTCGTGGCGCGGCTGCTGGCCGAGCACGTACCCGACCGGAAGGGGCGCTGCCGCGGGTGTGGCTTCCCCGGTACGGGCACGCCGCACGTCCCGTCGCCGTGCGCCCTGTGGCTCGTCGCCGAGGCCGCGAGCCGGATCGCGCGGCACGGTCACGACGGCTCCCGGCCGATGGCGGAGGCCCTCACACGCCGTTTGGTCCCGCGCCTCCCGGGCCGCGCAGGCTAGCGATCAAGGCTTCCTGTTGAAGATAATTAGCGACCATCTCCCCTTGATCGCCGACCAGGGCTCCGCTCGCGCGGCCGTGGTCGGCCCTCCCTGGGGAAAGATCGCCGATCCGGTGCACTTGCTGTGGGTCGGACAGCTGTGGGTGCACCAGATCGCCGATCATGAGGCACTACCCGTCTCTTGCTCGGTGTTATCGCGCCGGAGCCTCGATCTTGGCCGTGGGACCGCCTTCGGTGGCGCCGCGCGCCCGAAGGGCAGGCCCCTGGGCTGCCCATGGCTTGCCCTCAGGGGTCGCAGAGGCTCGGAGGTCAAGGGTCGTGCAGCGATCGCGGAGCGACGCCGTAGGCGTCCTTGAGCTCTGAGGGGCGGCCCCGCAGAATGCGGGGCGCCACCGAAGGCCCAGCGCACAGGGAGCGTGGGCCGAAACGGGGTGTGCTGGGCCGCAGTCGGGCTGCGGCCCGGCGTCACCGCGCACGCACCCTGTAATGGCCTGCGCACCCCTCGCGGCGCGCGCGACCCGTCGATCGGGCGCGTGGCTCGAGCTGAGGCGCGTCGGGCCGAGCGGGTGGGCTACTGGGGCCGGAACTGCACGACCCGCCCGTTGAGGGGCTGCGTCTCGCGCGCGTCGCCCTCGGGGAACAGCTTCCGGTACCCGTTGAGGCTCGCGGCCGCCACCTTCTGCTGGCGTGCCAGCACGAGCCACGACACGGGCTCGCTGTACGGGGACGTCGTCAACGAGCCCTGGTAGCGGAACGTCGAGAGCTCCCGGGGCAGCGCGGCGGCCAGGTCGCCCGCCACCTCGCGCTCGGGTCCGCACTCCTCGGGGAGGCCGCCGAGCACGGCGTCCTGCACGGTGCCGCCGTGCCCGCCCGGTGTCAGGAACAGCCCCACCACGAGCGTCTCCCCGTCCGGGCCGCGGTGCACGAAGTGCTGCTCCACCGGGAAGCGGCGGCCGTCGAGGCGGTGCTCAGCGGGGGTGTGGAAGTGGAACTGCAGCAGCTCGTAGCGCGTGCCGCCGATCCGGACGCCGGCCGCGCCCTCCGGAACCTCCGCCTCGACCACCTCCTCCCGGCCGCGCACCGAACATCCCGCCGGGTCGCTCTCGTCCTTGCGTACGTAGTGAACCCGCAGATCGACGTGGCGCGGGTAGTCGATCTCGAGCGCGGGGAGGTCGGGCGCCGTGACGGCCTCGCGCGAGCGGATGTGGATCGGACTCTGGCGCGGCGGTGCGGCGGCCGCCGACGGGGTGATCAGTGCGGTGGCGGCGAGGGCCGGTACGCCGAGGAGGACGGTTCGTCGAGAAAGATCCATTTGCCCGTTTCCATACTGTATGCATCACTCGGACGGGCGACACTAGTACGGGTGAACGGGCCGGCTTTCGCCGGGTTGATCAGCGGCGCGTGACGGTCCCGGGTGGCACCCCGACCGTCCGCTTGAACGCCCGGCTGAACGCGGCTTCGGACTGGTAACCGAGCCGTCCGGCCACCTCGCTCACGGTGGCGCCGTCCTCGGCGAGCCAGGTGCGGGCGACCTGCATGCGCCAGCGCGTGACGTAGCGCATCGCGGGCTCCTCGACGAGCTCGGTGAACCGCGCCGAGAACGCCGAGCGGGACATCGCGAGCTCGCTCGCGAGCGAGGCGACCGTCCAGTCCCGGGCCGGCTCGCGGTGGATCAGCGAGATCGCCCTGCCGATGTGGCGGTCGCGCAGGGCGCCGAGCCAGCCGCGCTGGGCGGCCGGGTCGTGCTCGATCCAGCCGCGCAGGGTCTGGATGACGAGGATGTCCGACAGGCGCGTGATGACGGCCTCGCCGCCCGGTCGCAGTGAGGCGGCCTCAGCGGCGATCAGCCGGAGCGTGCTCTGCATCCACTCGTCCTGCGGTCCGCCGCCGGGCGCGACGTGGATCACGTCGGGCAGCAGCGAGACGATGTGGTGCGCGGCAGGGTGGTCGAGCCGCACGGCGCCGCACACCAGCGTGGTGATCGCGCCACCGCCGCCGTGCCGCAGGATCGCGTACCGGTTGCGGAACTCGTGCTCGAGGTTCATGACGTCCGGCGCGATCGCGCCCGGCTCGCTCCGCAACACATGCCCCTGGCCGTGCGGGACCAGGGCGAGGTCGCCTGCCTGCAGTACCCGTGCCTCGGCGGTCCCCACCTCCAGCTGGAACCTGCCGGCCGTGACGATGTGGAACCACATGCAGTCCGGCCAGCTCGGCATCGACAGGCCCCAGGGCGCTGTGAGCTCCGAGCGGCAGTAGAAGCTGCCCGTCACCCGCAGGAAGTGCAGCGCCTCACCGAGCGGGTCCTCGGCGTGCATCGGGTCCGTCGTCACGACGGCGAGTGTGCGCCGAGGAGTGACCGTGCGTCCACGAAGCCTGGACGAACGAGCAAGAAGCCCGGATTCGCGGCCATGGATCGTCCCGGATCTCCCCGGCAGCCTGGATGGCGAGGAAGGGAGAACGAGATGATCACAGTGATGGGCGCGACCGGCAACGTCGGACGCAAGATCGTGCATCGGTTGCTGGAGGCGGGCGAGCCCGTTCGCGCCGTGGGTCGCAACCCGCAGGCGCTCGCCGAGCTGGCCGCGGCCGGGGCCGAGCCGCGGGCGGGAGACGCCGCCGACGCCGCATTCCTGACCGCGGCCTTCCGGGGCGCCGACGCCGTGCACACGATGCTGCCGTACAGCCAGACCGCGCCGGACTTCCGCGCGGAGCAGGCGAGGCTCGGCGAGGCGATCGTCACCGCGATCCGGAACTCCGGCGTGCGCAAGGTGGTGGCGCAGAGCAGCCTCGGCGCCGAGCTGCCCGCAGGCACCGGCTTCATCGCCGCGAGCCTGCACAGCCAGGAGCAGCGGCTGCGGGCGCTCGAGGGCGTGGACGTGCTGTTCCTGCGGCCCACGCTGTTCTTCGAGAGCATCGTCGCGGCGGCCGGGATGGTCGAGGCGACGGGCGTCAACGCCGATGTGGTCGACCCGGACGTCCCGCTGCCGATGGTCGCCGCCCGCGACGTCGCCGAGGCCGCCGCCGCGGCGCTGCGTTCGCGGGACTGGACCCACGGTGACGTCCGCGAGCTGCTCGGCCCGCGCGACCTCACCTACAGCGAGGCCACGCGGATCCTCGGCGCCGCGATGGGGCGCCCCGACCTGCCGTACGTGCAACTGCCCGGCGGCGAGATGGCCGCGGCGCTCGCGCAGGCGGGGTTCACGCCGGATGCCGCCGCGCTGCACGTCGAGATGGGGAACGCGATGTCGGCTGGCACGATCATCGCGCACGAGGGACGCACCACCCAGACCACGACGCCCACCCGCTTCGAGGACGTCGTGTCCGAGCTCCTCGAGGAGGCATCGTGATCGCCACCGTCCTGCCCGTCGTCGCGCTGTTCGGCGTCATCGGCTCGGGCCTCATGGCCGGGCTGTACCTCGCCTTCTCCACGGCGGTGATGCCGGCGCTGCGCCGGGTGCGCCCCGCCGCGGGCATGGAGGCGATGCAGCAGGTGAACCGCGTGATCCTGAACCCGCTGTTCCTCCTCGTGTTCATGGGCACGGGGCTGCTCTGCCTGCTGCTCGTGATCGGAGCGCCGTTCAGCGGCCGCCCGGGCACGGTGTGGATCGTGATCGGCGGGCTGCTG
This window harbors:
- a CDS encoding MerR family DNA-binding transcriptional regulator, with amino-acid sequence MPDRAERLLSTGEAARALGISRRTLAHYARTGQLEPTLVLPSGYYKWDLEDIRRQLRELRERGSDT
- a CDS encoding carbonic anhydrase family protein: MDLSRRTVLLGVPALAATALITPSAAAAPPRQSPIHIRSREAVTAPDLPALEIDYPRHVDLRVHYVRKDESDPAGCSVRGREEVVEAEVPEGAAGVRIGGTRYELLQFHFHTPAEHRLDGRRFPVEQHFVHRGPDGETLVVGLFLTPGGHGGTVQDAVLGGLPEECGPEREVAGDLAAALPRELSTFRYQGSLTTSPYSEPVSWLVLARQQKVAAASLNGYRKLFPEGDARETQPLNGRVVQFRPQ
- a CDS encoding AraC family transcriptional regulator encodes the protein MTTDPMHAEDPLGEALHFLRVTGSFYCRSELTAPWGLSMPSWPDCMWFHIVTAGRFQLEVGTAEARVLQAGDLALVPHGQGHVLRSEPGAIAPDVMNLEHEFRNRYAILRHGGGGAITTLVCGAVRLDHPAAHHIVSLLPDVIHVAPGGGPQDEWMQSTLRLIAAEAASLRPGGEAVITRLSDILVIQTLRGWIEHDPAAQRGWLGALRDRHIGRAISLIHREPARDWTVASLASELAMSRSAFSARFTELVEEPAMRYVTRWRMQVARTWLAEDGATVSEVAGRLGYQSEAAFSRAFKRTVGVPPGTVTRR
- a CDS encoding NAD(P)H-binding protein, which codes for MITVMGATGNVGRKIVHRLLEAGEPVRAVGRNPQALAELAAAGAEPRAGDAADAAFLTAAFRGADAVHTMLPYSQTAPDFRAEQARLGEAIVTAIRNSGVRKVVAQSSLGAELPAGTGFIAASLHSQEQRLRALEGVDVLFLRPTLFFESIVAAAGMVEATGVNADVVDPDVPLPMVAARDVAEAAAAALRSRDWTHGDVRELLGPRDLTYSEATRILGAAMGRPDLPYVQLPGGEMAAALAQAGFTPDAAALHVEMGNAMSAGTIIAHEGRTTQTTTPTRFEDVVSELLEEAS
- a CDS encoding DUF1772 domain-containing protein, producing the protein MIATVLPVVALFGVIGSGLMAGLYLAFSTAVMPALRRVRPAAGMEAMQQVNRVILNPLFLLVFMGTGLLCLLLVIGAPFSGRPGTVWIVIGGLLYLVGNIGLTMVVNVPMNNRLDAANPLTDQGAAIWADFLRRWTAWNHVRALACTAATAALTVGLWS